The Bacillota bacterium DNA segment CGACCTTGAGGACGACCGGGTAGCCGAAGGACTCAGCGGCCTGGACGGCCTCCTCCGGGTCGCGGGCCAGGACGGCCGGGGCCGACGGGATGCCGTAGGCGCGGACCACCCGGGCGGCCTCGCTGCCGAGAAGGACCCGCCGATGGTCGTCGCGGACCTTCTCGAAGATCCCCGAGACGAGGGTATGGTCGACGTTCTCGAGACGTTCCGGACGCCCCACGGCGGCCAGCTGTCTCATCTTGGCGTAACGGACCATCCCCTTGATGGCCTGGATGGCCGGCTCGGGGAAGGCGAAGGTCGGGATGCCGTTCCGGCGGAGGACCTCGATGCCCTCGGCGACCCGCTCTCCCCCCATGAAGCTGGCAAAGATGGGCAGATCCGGGCGGCGCCGGTGGAGGTCGACGACGGCCTCGGCGGTCTCCTTGGGCTGGGCCTGGTAGGGCGGCGTCAGGAGGACCAGGATGCTCTCGGTCGCCGGGTCGTTGGCGATGATGTCGAGGGCGAAGCGGTACCGGGCTCCATCGGCCGTGCCAATGAGGTCGACCGGGTCGTAAAGCGCGCACTCGGCCGGCAAGCCGGCCCGAAGGGCGTCGATGGTCTCCTTCTGGAACCTGGCCATGCTCAGGCCATTGGCTTCAATGGCGTCCGAAGCGATGATCCCCGGACCGCCGGAGTTGGTGACGACGGCCACCTTTTCGCCCTTGGGGATGGGCTGGTTGGTGAACGCGGTGGCCAGGCCGAAGAGTTCGTCCATGGTCCTGGCCCGGATGACCCCGGCCTGCTTGAAGGCGGTATCGTAGGCGAGGTCGGAGCCGGCCAGGGCGCCGGTGTGCGAAGAGGCCGCCTGGGCACCGGCCTGGCTGGTGCCGGACTTGAAGATGATGACCGGCTTCTTCCGGCTGGCCTCGCGGGCCACCCGGATGAACCGCTTGCCGTCGTTGACTCCCTCAATATAGGCCAGGATGACCTTGGTACTAGAGTCGTCGGCGGCGTCCTCGATGAAGTCCGTCTCCGTCAGGTCGGCCTTGTTGCCGAGGCTGATGAACTTGGAGAAGCCCAGACCGGCCTGGAAGCTCCAGTCGAGGATGGCCGTCTGGAGGGCGCCGCTCTGGGAGACGAAGGCGATCTCGCCCTTGAGGGCGAAGCCGGACGCGAAAGAGACGTTGATCGGGGTGTGGGTGTCCATCATCCCCAGGCAGTTGGGCCCGAGGGTGTGCATCCCGTAGCGGTGGCAGATGTCCAGGAGCTTGCGCTCGCGTTCGAGTCCTTCCTTGCCGACCTCCTTGAAGCCGGCCGTGATCGTCACCAGGTGCTTGACGCCCTTACGACCGCATTCCTCGGCCACGTCAAGGACGGCCTGCGCCGGGATGACCAGGGCGGCCAGTTCGATCGAGCCCGGGACGTCGCTGACCGACTTATGACAAGGAAGCCCAAGGATCTCGGTCTCCTTGGGGTTGATTGGATAGATCTTGCCTTTGTAACCGCTCTCGACGAGGTTCTTGACAACGATGTGGCCGGTCTTGCCCTCGGTCTTGGA contains these protein-coding regions:
- a CDS encoding CoA-binding protein, translating into MAMAYRQNDNRRRAAAKEVDPVPQPSLSTFFNPQSVAIVGASKTEGKTGHIVVKNLVESGYKGKIYPINPKETEILGLPCHKSVSDVPGSIELAALVIPAQAVLDVAEECGRKGVKHLVTITAGFKEVGKEGLERERKLLDICHRYGMHTLGPNCLGMMDTHTPINVSFASGFALKGEIAFVSQSGALQTAILDWSFQAGLGFSKFISLGNKADLTETDFIEDAADDSSTKVILAYIEGVNDGKRFIRVAREASRKKPVIIFKSGTSQAGAQAASSHTGALAGSDLAYDTAFKQAGVIRARTMDELFGLATAFTNQPIPKGEKVAVVTNSGGPGIIASDAIEANGLSMARFQKETIDALRAGLPAECALYDPVDLIGTADGARYRFALDIIANDPATESILVLLTPPYQAQPKETAEAVVDLHRRRPDLPIFASFMGGERVAEGIEVLRRNGIPTFAFPEPAIQAIKGMVRYAKMRQLAAVGRPERLENVDHTLVSGIFEKVRDDHRRVLLGSEAARVVRAYGIPSAPAVLARDPEEAVQAAESFGYPVVLKV